One part of the Oscillatoria sp. FACHB-1407 genome encodes these proteins:
- a CDS encoding ABC transporter permease, which translates to MSLAPIDLLKLTYRSLSGNPLRSVLTALGVFMGVTAVSATLQVGHISQAVIARRLATREAPHASLFPDWQPNRIRLQQDDITFLQQRLPGLQSISALNWARSTEVTFQDQTAPTSVVAVTQDFLFTTGNPVIAGRSFTAADYASYRPVVIIDELLAAQLFGNANPIGQRIYANQQPYVVVGVVQTKLRDDEEPSEGRLLITSAFHNALTGRRDVGSIRLRPYYLDDLEKIGEQAEELLMQRFPGQRFSQWNNVEDILEQRQVLKLTARSLAAVGAIALLVGGVGIANIMIASVTERTAEIGLRRAIGATRNEIMVQFILEATLLSLVGGILAIATVHGLTLAIAERFELPYEFDATSATIALGSALSVGVGASFAPALRASQIDPVKALRSE; encoded by the coding sequence ATGAGCCTTGCCCCGATTGATTTATTGAAACTGACTTATCGATCGCTCAGTGGCAACCCCCTCCGCTCGGTGCTAACGGCATTGGGCGTGTTTATGGGGGTTACGGCTGTCAGTGCGACTCTGCAAGTAGGACATATCAGTCAGGCGGTCATTGCTCGTCGCCTCGCCACACGAGAAGCCCCACACGCCAGTTTATTTCCTGATTGGCAACCCAACCGAATTCGGCTCCAACAGGATGACATCACATTTTTGCAGCAACGATTGCCCGGTTTACAATCCATCAGTGCCCTTAATTGGGCGCGATCGACCGAAGTGACCTTTCAAGACCAAACGGCTCCTACATCAGTCGTTGCCGTCACTCAAGATTTTTTGTTTACCACGGGCAATCCAGTGATTGCAGGGCGATCGTTTACTGCGGCGGACTACGCGAGTTACCGTCCCGTTGTAATCATTGATGAGTTACTCGCCGCTCAACTCTTCGGAAATGCGAATCCAATTGGTCAGCGGATTTATGCCAACCAACAGCCCTATGTCGTTGTGGGAGTGGTGCAAACCAAGCTAAGAGACGACGAGGAACCCAGTGAAGGACGATTGTTGATCACCAGTGCGTTTCATAACGCCTTAACAGGACGCCGCGATGTCGGTAGTATCCGGTTGCGTCCTTACTATTTGGACGACCTGGAGAAAATTGGCGAGCAGGCTGAGGAACTGTTGATGCAGCGTTTTCCAGGACAACGGTTTTCTCAGTGGAACAATGTCGAAGATATTTTGGAACAGCGACAGGTGTTGAAACTAACGGCGCGATCGCTGGCAGCGGTCGGGGCGATCGCCCTACTGGTTGGGGGGGTAGGCATCGCTAATATCATGATTGCCTCTGTTACCGAGCGCACCGCTGAAATTGGCTTGAGGCGAGCTATCGGCGCAACTCGCAACGAAATCATGGTGCAATTTATCTTGGAGGCAACGCTGTTGAGCTTGGTCGGTGGCATTCTGGCGATCGCCACAGTACACGGTTTAACACTGGCAATCGCTGAACGATTTGAGTTGCCCTATGAATTTGATGCAACTTCTGCCACGATTGCTCTGGGATCAGCCTTATCGGTCGGAGTGGGAGCTAGCTTTGCCCCTGCCCTGCGAGCCAGCCAGATTGATCCCGTCAAAGCTTTGCGCTCTGAATAA
- a CDS encoding pentapeptide repeat-containing protein yields MEESPEQKYLWLKRSQSWVLYWLNRLPTALEVLFLVAIIRLLENTPVGRTFITWLGIQSFLEIIESVSILVAVFIYFKEGPERQKRSRYEAWKVIDAAHGRRNSYARIQALQDLNEEGISLRGLDAPKADLREINLRKAMLLNANLQKADLLEANLQKADLRAANLCRANLQRANLQKADLRAANLVEANLLGADLENVNLKAADLKDAKLRAANLKGANLLGANLQGTDLRIAEHLTPEQVKAARHWTEALYDPEFMNQLGLEPRPDVPPTELFFNG; encoded by the coding sequence ATGGAAGAATCTCCAGAACAGAAATATCTCTGGCTCAAGCGTAGTCAAAGCTGGGTCTTGTATTGGCTCAACCGCCTGCCGACTGCCCTCGAAGTACTGTTTTTGGTTGCGATCATTCGCTTGTTAGAAAACACCCCAGTTGGCAGGACGTTTATTACCTGGCTCGGGATTCAAAGTTTTTTAGAAATTATTGAAAGCGTCAGTATTCTAGTTGCCGTTTTTATTTACTTCAAAGAGGGACCCGAACGCCAGAAGCGATCGCGCTACGAAGCCTGGAAGGTAATTGATGCGGCTCATGGGCGTCGCAACAGTTATGCGCGGATTCAAGCCCTGCAAGACCTGAATGAGGAGGGGATTAGTCTGCGAGGATTAGACGCCCCCAAAGCCGATTTGCGGGAGATCAACCTGAGAAAGGCGATGCTGCTGAATGCCAACTTACAAAAGGCAGACTTGTTAGAAGCTAACCTACAAAAGGCAGACCTGCGAGCCGCGAACCTGTGTCGGGCAAACCTGCAACGCGCCAACCTGCAAAAAGCAGACCTGCGAGCCGCAAATCTGGTTGAGGCAAACTTGTTGGGGGCTGATCTGGAAAACGTCAACCTGAAAGCGGCAGACCTCAAAGATGCCAAATTAAGAGCGGCTAACCTCAAAGGAGCTAATTTATTAGGCGCAAACCTGCAAGGCACCGACCTGCGAATTGCGGAGCATCTGACCCCCGAACAGGTCAAAGCGGCTCGCCATTGGACAGAGGCACTGTATGACCCAGAATTTATGAATCAATTGGGTTTAGAACCAAGACCTGATGTTCCGCCGACAGAATTGTTTTTTAACGGGTAA
- the hetR gene encoding heterocyst differentiation master regulator HetR produces the protein MTNDLDLIKRLSPSAMDQIMLYLAFSAMRTGGHRHGAFLDAAATAAKCAIYMTYLEQEQNLRMTGHLHHIEPKRVKVIVEEVRQALTEGKLLKMLGSQEPRYLIQLPYVWLEQYPWQPGRPRIPGTSLTQDEKRQIEEKLPSNLPDAQLINAFQFMDIIEFLHTRAQEDLPEERKLPLSEALAEHIKRRLIYSGTVTRIDSPWGMPFYALTRASYSPADEEERTYIMVEDTARYFRMMKDWADRQPRVVRILEELDVPSDRIDQALEELDEVIRAWADRYHQTGGDPVILQMVVGPKADA, from the coding sequence ATGACCAACGACCTCGATCTGATTAAACGCCTCAGCCCAAGTGCAATGGATCAGATCATGCTGTACCTCGCATTTAGTGCAATGCGAACTGGCGGGCATCGACACGGAGCTTTTTTGGATGCAGCGGCAACGGCTGCAAAATGTGCCATTTACATGACGTATCTGGAGCAGGAGCAAAACCTGCGGATGACGGGGCACCTGCATCACATTGAGCCAAAGCGCGTCAAAGTCATTGTTGAAGAGGTACGGCAGGCGTTAACTGAGGGCAAGCTGCTCAAAATGCTTGGTTCTCAAGAGCCACGATACCTGATTCAACTTCCCTATGTGTGGCTGGAGCAATATCCCTGGCAACCGGGAAGACCCCGTATCCCTGGGACTAGCCTGACTCAAGATGAGAAACGGCAAATTGAAGAGAAACTTCCTTCTAATTTGCCCGATGCTCAGTTGATCAATGCCTTCCAGTTCATGGATATCATTGAATTCCTGCATACCCGTGCTCAGGAGGATCTGCCGGAGGAGCGGAAGTTACCTCTCAGTGAGGCGTTAGCAGAACACATCAAACGCCGCCTGATTTACTCTGGGACGGTAACTCGGATTGATTCTCCCTGGGGAATGCCGTTTTATGCGCTGACGCGAGCTTCCTACTCGCCAGCAGACGAAGAAGAGCGTACCTACATCATGGTAGAAGACACGGCTCGCTACTTCCGAATGATGAAGGATTGGGCAGATCGGCAACCCCGCGTCGTGCGAATTTTAGAGGAATTAGATGTACCATCTGATCGCATTGACCAGGCATTAGAAGAGTTAGATGAGGTGATTCGAGCCTGGGCAGATCGCTACCATCAAACCGGCGGTGACCCTGTGATCTTGCAGATGGTCGTTGGTCCTAAAGCGGATGCATAG
- a CDS encoding pentapeptide repeat-containing protein has translation MANEEHLSLLKQGVNSWNQWREDTPTVIPDISGANLNQMNLSEANLSGADLQRVILHGANLTAANLHNATLVNADMSGVELNAADLSNANLSSANLFGAYLSGANLSGADLSDVQLNRSDLSGVNLSGANLSHVNLLGADLSGANLTSTVLSHADLSRAELSRAELKQANLSQANLSEARLMGANLTEATLNEANLSRARLNRADLSDATLVGATLVGATLVGTKLNRAKLSNVDLTGTNLSGANLSSAVLSDANFQDANLSGANLKDAHLENTTLEGADLSQVTMPDGSVHE, from the coding sequence ATGGCAAATGAGGAACATCTCAGTCTACTGAAACAGGGTGTGAATAGTTGGAATCAATGGCGGGAAGATACTCCAACTGTCATACCTGACATTAGCGGCGCAAATTTAAACCAGATGAACCTGAGCGAAGCCAACCTCAGTGGGGCAGATTTGCAACGGGTCATTCTTCATGGGGCTAATTTGACAGCGGCAAATCTGCATAATGCCACTCTTGTCAACGCTGATATGAGTGGGGTTGAACTCAATGCGGCTGATTTGAGTAATGCAAATCTGAGTTCTGCCAATTTGTTTGGAGCCTATCTTAGTGGCGCAAATCTAAGTGGAGCTGATTTGAGTGATGTCCAACTTAATCGCTCAGATCTGAGTGGGGTCAACCTGAGTGGGGCAAACCTGAGCCATGTCAATCTGTTAGGGGCTGATTTGAGTGGCGCAAATCTAACCAGCACAGTATTAAGTCATGCCGATTTGAGCCGAGCCGAGCTGAGCCGAGCCGAGCTAAAACAGGCGAATTTAAGCCAGGCGAATTTGAGCGAGGCTCGGTTAATGGGGGCTAATTTAACCGAGGCGACCTTAAATGAGGCAAATTTAAGCCGCGCTCGACTGAACCGGGCGGATTTGAGTGATGCTACGTTGGTTGGGGCCACGTTGGTTGGGGCGACTCTGGTAGGCACCAAACTCAACCGCGCCAAACTGAGCAATGTTGATTTAACGGGTACTAACTTAAGCGGAGCCAACCTGAGCAGTGCTGTTTTGAGTGATGCCAACTTTCAAGACGCTAATCTCAGTGGTGCCAATCTTAAAGATGCCCACTTAGAGAATACAACTCTAGAGGGGGCTGATCTCAGTCAGGTGACGATGCCTGATGGTAGTGTGCACGAGTGA
- a CDS encoding pentapeptide repeat-containing protein — MENSDLNHSISAQFVQPEVRQTSTSSEAISPVSAPYILAQYAKGKRTFTRVVFRAGQIKVVAPNLEQADFAGACLMDVGLTSSNLEKANFNSAKLNRADLSATNLSKANLNKANLNKANLSRADLSGACLIGADLSGANLSAANLTRANLTNADLSNADLSRAVFDQTIMPDGTLMTS, encoded by the coding sequence ATGGAAAACTCAGATCTCAACCATTCAATCTCTGCTCAATTTGTACAGCCAGAGGTAAGGCAAACTAGCACCTCCTCTGAGGCGATAAGTCCCGTTTCGGCTCCCTATATCCTGGCTCAGTACGCCAAAGGCAAGCGTACCTTCACCCGTGTTGTCTTTAGGGCAGGGCAAATCAAAGTTGTCGCTCCTAATCTAGAGCAAGCCGATTTTGCTGGGGCTTGTTTGATGGATGTGGGCTTAACTAGCAGTAATTTAGAGAAGGCTAATTTTAATAGCGCAAAGCTCAACCGGGCTGATCTCAGTGCCACCAACCTCAGCAAAGCTAATCTGAACAAAGCCAACCTGAATAAAGCGAACTTGAGCCGCGCTGATCTCAGTGGGGCGTGTTTGATTGGGGCTGATCTGAGTGGGGCTAATTTGAGTGCCGCTAATCTGACTCGGGCAAACCTAACTAATGCCGACCTATCTAACGCTGATTTAAGCAGAGCAGTTTTTGATCAGACGATCATGCCCGATGGCACCCTCATGACATCGTAA
- a CDS encoding rhomboid family intramembrane serine protease translates to MLEQTTVNTNNPLQPLWRSLESGTIPPTIQLQAQILLGCLAVLWGLELVDSLLLRGAFNSFGIRPRKLIGLRGILLAPLLHGNLRHLAANTVPFLILGGLVMLRGLNDFLIVTAVAWLVSGTGVWLFASPRSNHIGASGVVFGYFGFLLLRGYFERSLIAIAISILVGLLYGSLIWGVLPIRRGVSWLGHLFGFGGGVLAARYLLELKNWVISITY, encoded by the coding sequence TTGTTAGAACAAACCACAGTGAATACGAATAATCCATTACAACCCCTCTGGCGATCGCTTGAGTCAGGAACAATCCCTCCAACCATTCAACTACAAGCTCAAATTTTGCTGGGATGTCTCGCCGTGCTTTGGGGATTGGAACTCGTCGATAGCCTTTTGTTACGGGGGGCATTCAACAGTTTTGGAATTCGTCCCCGCAAACTGATCGGATTACGAGGCATTTTGCTCGCGCCTCTGTTACATGGCAATCTCCGGCATTTAGCCGCAAACACCGTGCCGTTTCTGATTTTGGGTGGGCTTGTGATGCTCCGTGGTTTGAATGATTTTCTGATCGTGACGGCAGTTGCCTGGTTGGTCAGTGGTACTGGGGTATGGCTTTTTGCCTCACCTCGCTCAAATCATATTGGTGCTAGTGGAGTTGTCTTTGGCTATTTTGGTTTTTTATTGCTGAGGGGCTACTTTGAGCGGAGCTTGATTGCGATCGCCATCTCCATCCTGGTCGGTTTGCTCTACGGCAGTTTGATTTGGGGAGTTTTGCCAATCCGTCGAGGCGTATCGTGGCTCGGACATTTGTTTGGATTTGGAGGTGGTGTGTTAGCGGCTCGGTATTTATTGGAACTAAAGAACTGGGTGATTTCGATCACCTATTAA
- a CDS encoding SH3 domain-containing protein: METLAFIYVAVACEDPISHYQLRSLEELGIKPASAVGLGVAGVAALSVFMATPEAQAIVQRGDTCPAVRDVQTALQSRGYEVGGVDGIFGGKTEFAVGSFQRRNGLNPTLKVDPATAQALRLSGAVYAPNTRCSSVASVGNTTNRPTPANPNRVSESGSNPSFVTVATNGSPLNIRSAPNSDASVIGTLPNTTRVRTNGRRSNGWVGLEQGGWVAANWVRASGGGGSGDRSIGSTTPSPTSAGQVRVTTNGNVLNVRSGPGTDFNVIDELANGAIVSVSGRTSDGWLELSNGGWIASSWVNRSPGQANFGAGGGSGTNTVTVATNGNPLNARFGPSPRFDVAMIYPDGTLLRTTGRIQNGWIQLANGLWVSSEWVN; the protein is encoded by the coding sequence ATGGAGACATTGGCATTTATTTATGTAGCGGTTGCTTGTGAAGACCCTATTTCTCACTATCAACTGCGATCGCTTGAGGAATTGGGCATTAAACCTGCGTCTGCCGTTGGGCTAGGGGTTGCCGGAGTGGCAGCACTGTCAGTATTCATGGCTACACCAGAGGCACAGGCAATTGTTCAACGTGGAGACACTTGTCCGGCAGTGCGCGATGTGCAAACTGCCCTCCAGAGCCGGGGCTATGAAGTCGGTGGAGTCGATGGTATTTTTGGTGGCAAAACTGAGTTTGCAGTGGGTAGCTTTCAACGCCGCAATGGCTTGAATCCTACCCTTAAAGTTGACCCTGCGACAGCACAGGCGTTGAGATTGAGTGGCGCAGTGTATGCCCCCAACACAAGGTGTAGCAGCGTCGCCAGCGTTGGTAACACGACCAATCGTCCCACTCCTGCCAATCCCAATCGTGTATCTGAGAGTGGCAGCAATCCGAGCTTTGTCACCGTTGCCACGAATGGCAGCCCACTGAATATTCGCTCGGCTCCAAATAGCGACGCATCCGTGATTGGCACCCTGCCCAATACCACCCGCGTCAGGACAAATGGTCGGCGTTCTAATGGTTGGGTCGGGCTAGAGCAGGGGGGTTGGGTTGCAGCCAACTGGGTGAGAGCCAGTGGCGGAGGTGGTAGTGGCGATCGCAGCATTGGTAGCACAACACCATCTCCGACGAGTGCAGGGCAAGTGCGCGTGACTACCAACGGAAATGTTCTCAACGTTCGATCGGGTCCGGGAACCGACTTTAATGTCATTGATGAGCTTGCAAACGGTGCGATCGTGAGCGTCAGTGGTCGTACATCGGACGGGTGGCTCGAACTGTCGAATGGGGGTTGGATTGCATCAAGTTGGGTGAATCGATCGCCTGGTCAAGCTAATTTTGGTGCTGGAGGGGGCAGTGGTACAAACACAGTGACCGTTGCGACGAATGGTAATCCCCTCAACGCTCGATTTGGCCCCAGTCCTCGCTTTGACGTTGCCATGATTTATCCAGATGGAACGCTACTCAGAACGACCGGACGTATCCAAAACGGATGGATTCAGCTGGCAAATGGTCTGTGGGTTTCGTCAGAGTGGGTGAACTAG
- a CDS encoding DUF2927 domain-containing protein, whose protein sequence is MHLKSRWAILLVTVASSLLNLGIPLSASAQEAVLTARDPRSEINVRTAPSTQAASPAFGLVGDRVVVLGQTQGRDGYRWYQVRFAGSEVEGWIRGDFVTLVTSTPSNPVSRPPSSAAAQPDRPTTGYSQEQINYFLELALGSEFGDSSGVVRKWQGDVRIQYFGTPTQEDRRTLEMVIAEVNALTHGTIRLQLVDSRPNVEIYFVPESSFSRYEPNYRPRNLGFFWTWWNDDSILDRARILISTDGVNQRERSHLIREELTQSLGLMRDSHRYQNSVFYQGWTDVIQYSDLDETVISMLYRPEIRPGMTRSQVVAALTNLRLAQQRPPSGMRDRLPLDFSLPTISLVSDD, encoded by the coding sequence ATGCACCTCAAATCACGGTGGGCTATTTTATTGGTGACTGTGGCGTCCAGTTTGTTGAATCTGGGAATCCCCCTTAGTGCTTCGGCGCAAGAGGCTGTTTTAACAGCACGAGATCCCCGCAGCGAAATCAACGTTCGCACTGCTCCGTCTACCCAAGCTGCATCACCCGCCTTTGGGCTAGTGGGCGATCGCGTCGTGGTATTAGGTCAAACGCAGGGCAGAGATGGCTATCGGTGGTACCAAGTGCGATTTGCGGGATCTGAGGTTGAGGGATGGATACGCGGCGACTTTGTGACACTTGTGACATCTACTCCTTCCAATCCTGTTTCTCGTCCCCCTTCTAGTGCTGCGGCTCAGCCCGATCGCCCCACTACCGGGTACAGTCAGGAACAAATCAACTACTTTTTAGAGTTGGCGTTGGGCAGCGAATTTGGCGATTCGAGTGGAGTGGTTCGCAAGTGGCAGGGAGATGTCCGCATTCAGTACTTCGGTACACCAACGCAAGAAGATCGGAGAACCTTAGAAATGGTCATCGCTGAAGTCAATGCCTTGACTCATGGCACGATTCGATTGCAATTGGTGGATAGCCGTCCCAATGTCGAGATTTATTTTGTTCCAGAATCGAGCTTTAGCCGCTATGAACCTAACTATCGACCTCGTAATTTAGGGTTCTTCTGGACTTGGTGGAATGATGACAGCATCCTCGACCGCGCCCGAATCTTGATCAGCACGGATGGGGTAAATCAACGGGAGCGATCGCACCTGATTCGGGAGGAGCTAACTCAATCACTCGGCTTGATGCGCGACTCCCACCGATATCAAAACAGCGTCTTTTACCAGGGTTGGACAGACGTGATTCAATACAGTGATCTAGATGAAACCGTCATCTCGATGTTGTATCGGCCTGAAATTCGACCCGGTATGACGCGATCGCAAGTTGTAGCAGCCCTGACCAACCTCAGGTTGGCGCAGCAGAGGCCGCCATCTGGAATGCGCGATCGCCTACCCCTTGATTTTTCACTGCCAACGATATCTCTCGTCAGCGATGACTAG